One window of the Fusobacterium animalis 7_1 genome contains the following:
- a CDS encoding TlpA family protein disulfide reductase, with the protein MKKRFLLLLLFILSLTSFAIPLNNMDKDGNVTLPNIELVDQNGKKHNLQDYKGKVVMINFWVSWCSDCKGEMPDVVELYKEYGENKKDLIILGVVTPVSKEYPNNKDRIDKKALLKYIADNKYIFPSLFDETGKVYKEYEIDEYPSTFIIDRNGYLKVYIKGAVAKEELKQHIESVLNPIQK; encoded by the coding sequence ATGAAAAAGAGATTTTTACTTTTATTATTGTTTATTTTATCTTTAACAAGTTTTGCAATACCATTAAATAATATGGATAAAGATGGTAATGTTACTTTACCAAATATAGAACTTGTTGACCAAAATGGAAAAAAACATAATTTACAAGATTATAAAGGCAAAGTTGTTATGATTAATTTTTGGGTTAGTTGGTGTAGTGATTGTAAAGGAGAAATGCCAGATGTTGTTGAATTATATAAAGAATATGGAGAAAATAAAAAAGATTTGATAATTCTTGGAGTTGTAACTCCTGTATCAAAAGAATATCCAAATAATAAAGATAGAATTGATAAAAAAGCATTATTAAAATATATAGCAGATAATAAATATATTTTTCCTAGTTTATTTGATGAAACAGGTAAAGTTTATAAAGAATATGAAATAGATGAATATCCTTCAACTTTTATTATTGACAGAAATGGATATTTAAAAGTTTATATAAAAGGTGCTGTTGCAAAAGAAGAATTAAAACAACATATTGAAAGTGTTTTAAATCCCATACAAAAATAA
- a CDS encoding AMP-binding protein yields MQIVTDKNKVALYYKNEAITYKEFILNTKKIKQFTKTKQFTNNMIYMENRPELLYSFFAIWDSRATCVCIDASSTAEELTYYIDNSDVVKIFTSKIQVEKVKEALNILNKQIEIIIVDEINLSEIKIDENSSENLVINSPEKEDTALILYTSGTTGKPKGVMLTFDNIWANVGSLDVYQMYEETDVFLALLPMHHILPLLGTGIMPLLYSATIVFLEDISSAALIDAMKKYKVTMMIGVPKLWEVMHKKIMDTINSKRITRFIFKLAKMVNSLSFSKLIFKKVSEGFGGHIKFFVSGGSKLNPEITKDFYTLGIKICEGYGMTETSPIISYTPKNNIVFDSAGKVIKDVEVKIADDNEILVKGRNVMKGYYKNPEATAEIIDKDGWLHTGDLGKLVNDYLYITGRKKEMIVLSNGKNINPIEIETKISSMTNLISEIVITEYNSILTAVIHPDLEKVKDEKIDNIYENLKWEVVDKYNQKAPDYKKILDVKIINEDFPKTKIGKIRRFMIADMLDGKIEKQERKPEPDFEEYNKIKKYLIDIKGKDVYFDSHIEIDLGMDSLDMVEFQYFLDLNYGIKEENLISKYPTLLELANYIKDNRNQERIGNLDWKEILNKDTSAKLPSSSFIAVFFKFLSFIVFKTFFRVKVKGKEKIEKDKPTIFVANHQSFLDGFLFNYSVPLKVMKKTYFLATVIHFKSSLMKFMADSSNVVLVDMNKDIAEVMQILAKLLKENKNIAIYPEGTRTRDGKMDKFKKAFAILAKELNVDVQPYVISGAYELFPANKKFPRPGKITVEFLDKIKVENLTYDEIVNKTYTVIKNKIES; encoded by the coding sequence ATGCAAATTGTAACTGACAAAAATAAAGTAGCTTTATATTATAAAAATGAAGCTATTACTTATAAAGAATTTATCTTAAACACAAAAAAAATAAAACAATTTACAAAAACAAAACAATTTACAAACAATATGATATATATGGAAAACAGACCAGAATTATTGTATAGTTTTTTTGCTATCTGGGATAGTAGGGCAACTTGTGTTTGTATAGATGCTTCAAGTACAGCAGAGGAATTGACATATTATATTGATAATTCAGATGTTGTTAAAATATTTACTTCTAAAATACAAGTAGAAAAAGTAAAAGAAGCCTTAAATATTTTAAATAAACAAATTGAAATTATCATTGTAGATGAGATAAATTTAAGTGAAATAAAAATTGATGAAAATTCATCAGAAAATTTAGTGATTAATTCACCTGAAAAAGAAGATACAGCTTTAATACTATATACTTCTGGAACAACTGGAAAACCTAAGGGTGTTATGCTAACATTTGATAATATTTGGGCAAATGTTGGCTCACTTGATGTATATCAAATGTATGAAGAAACTGATGTATTTCTTGCATTGTTGCCAATGCATCATATATTACCTCTTTTAGGAACAGGTATTATGCCTTTATTATATTCTGCTACAATAGTATTTCTTGAAGATATTTCTTCTGCTGCACTTATAGATGCAATGAAAAAATATAAGGTTACTATGATGATAGGTGTTCCTAAACTTTGGGAAGTAATGCATAAAAAGATTATGGATACAATAAATTCAAAAAGAATAACAAGGTTTATTTTTAAACTTGCTAAAATGGTAAATTCTTTAAGTTTTAGTAAATTGATATTTAAAAAAGTAAGTGAAGGCTTTGGAGGACATATTAAATTTTTTGTATCAGGGGGATCTAAATTAAATCCAGAAATTACAAAAGATTTTTATACTCTCGGGATAAAAATCTGTGAAGGATATGGAATGACTGAAACTTCACCAATAATTTCATACACTCCTAAAAATAATATAGTTTTTGATTCGGCAGGAAAAGTTATTAAAGATGTGGAAGTCAAAATTGCTGATGATAATGAAATACTTGTCAAGGGTAGAAATGTAATGAAAGGTTACTATAAAAATCCTGAGGCAACTGCTGAAATAATAGATAAAGATGGCTGGTTACACACTGGAGATTTAGGAAAGTTAGTAAATGACTATCTGTATATAACAGGTAGAAAAAAGGAAATGATAGTTTTATCTAATGGGAAAAATATAAATCCTATTGAAATTGAAACAAAAATTTCGTCTATGACAAATTTAATATCTGAGATAGTTATTACAGAATATAATTCTATTTTGACAGCAGTTATACATCCAGACTTAGAAAAAGTAAAAGATGAAAAAATTGACAATATTTATGAAAATTTAAAATGGGAAGTAGTTGATAAATATAATCAAAAAGCCCCTGATTATAAAAAAATATTAGATGTTAAAATTATAAATGAAGATTTTCCTAAAACAAAGATTGGTAAAATTAGAAGATTTATGATAGCAGATATGTTAGATGGAAAAATTGAAAAGCAAGAAAGAAAGCCTGAGCCTGATTTTGAAGAATATAATAAAATTAAAAAATATCTTATTGATATTAAAGGGAAAGATGTCTATTTTGACTCACATATTGAAATTGATTTAGGTATGGACTCACTAGATATGGTTGAATTTCAATATTTCTTAGATTTGAATTATGGCATTAAAGAAGAAAATTTAATCTCTAAATATCCTACTCTTTTAGAGCTTGCTAACTATATAAAAGATAATAGAAATCAAGAAAGAATAGGAAATCTTGACTGGAAAGAAATTTTAAATAAAGATACAAGTGCAAAACTACCAAGTTCAAGTTTTATTGCAGTATTTTTTAAATTCTTATCCTTTATTGTTTTTAAAACATTTTTTAGAGTTAAGGTAAAAGGTAAAGAAAAAATTGAAAAAGATAAACCTACCATTTTTGTTGCAAATCATCAAAGTTTCTTAGATGGTTTCTTATTTAATTATTCTGTTCCTCTAAAAGTTATGAAAAAAACTTATTTTTTGGCAACAGTAATACATTTTAAAAGTTCTTTAATGAAATTTATGGCTGATTCTTCAAATGTTGTATTAGTTGATATGAATAAGGATATTGCAGAAGTTATGCAAATACTTGCTAAACTTTTAAAAGAAAATAAAAATATTGCTATCTATCCAGAAGGTACAAGAACAAGAGATGGTAAAATGGATAAATTTAAAAAGGCCTTTGCTATACTTGCTAAGGAATTAAATGTTGATGTTCAACCTTATGTTATAAGTGGTGCTTATGAATTATTTCCAGCTAACAAAAAATTTCCTAGACCTGGAAAAATTACTGTTGAATTTTTAGATAAAATAAAAGTTGAAAATTTAACCTATGATGAGATAGTAAACAAGACCTATACAGTTATTAAAAATAAAATAGAATCTTAA
- a CDS encoding DUF1846 domain-containing protein: MKIGFDHEKYLEEQSKYILERVNNHDKLYIEFGGKLLGDLHAKRVLPGFDENAKIKVLNKLKDKIEVIICVYAGDIERNKIRGDFGITYDMDVFRLIDDLRENDLKVNSVVITRYEDRPSTDLFITRLERRGIKVYKHYATKGYPSDVDTIVSDEGYGKNAYIETTKPIVVVTAPGPGSGKLATCLSQLYHEYKMGKDVGYSKFETFPVWNVPLKHPLNIAYEAATVDLNDVNMIDPFHLEAYGEIAVNYNRDIEAFPLLKRIIEKITGKKSIYQSPTDMGVNRVGFGITDDEVVKKASEQEIIRRYFKTGCDYKKGNTDLETFKRAEFIMHSLGLKEEDRKVVTFARKRLELLNEEKNDKNDKQKTLSAIAFEMPDGKIITGKKSSLMDAPSAAILNSLKYLSNFDDELLLISPTILEPIIKLKEKTLKNKHIPLDCEEILIALSITAATNSMAEVALSKLSQLEGVQAHSTHILGRNDEQSLRKLGIDVTSDQVFPTENLYYNQ, encoded by the coding sequence ATGAAAATAGGTTTTGACCATGAAAAGTATTTAGAAGAACAATCCAAATACATACTTGAAAGAGTTAATAACCATGATAAACTGTATATTGAATTTGGGGGGAAACTTTTAGGAGATTTACATGCTAAAAGAGTTTTACCAGGATTTGATGAAAATGCAAAAATTAAAGTTTTAAATAAACTTAAAGATAAAATAGAAGTTATCATCTGTGTTTATGCAGGAGATATAGAAAGAAATAAAATCAGAGGTGATTTTGGGATCACTTATGATATGGATGTTTTTAGACTTATTGATGATTTAAGAGAAAATGATTTAAAAGTTAATAGTGTAGTCATCACAAGATATGAAGATAGACCTTCAACTGACCTTTTTATAACAAGACTAGAAAGAAGAGGAATAAAAGTATATAAACATTATGCCACAAAAGGATATCCAAGTGATGTTGATACAATAGTAAGTGATGAAGGTTATGGAAAAAATGCTTATATAGAAACTACAAAACCAATAGTTGTTGTAACTGCTCCAGGACCAGGAAGTGGGAAACTTGCCACTTGTTTAAGTCAACTCTACCATGAATATAAAATGGGAAAAGATGTAGGATATTCTAAATTTGAAACTTTTCCAGTTTGGAATGTTCCTTTAAAACACCCTTTAAATATAGCTTATGAAGCTGCAACAGTTGACTTAAATGATGTCAATATGATAGATCCATTTCATTTAGAAGCATATGGAGAAATTGCTGTAAATTACAATAGAGATATTGAGGCCTTTCCTCTATTAAAAAGAATTATTGAAAAAATAACAGGAAAAAAATCAATTTATCAATCTCCTACTGATATGGGAGTCAATAGAGTGGGATTTGGTATAACTGATGATGAAGTAGTTAAAAAAGCATCTGAACAAGAAATAATAAGAAGATATTTTAAAACTGGTTGTGATTATAAAAAGGGAAATACTGACTTAGAAACATTTAAAAGAGCAGAATTTATAATGCATAGTCTAGGATTAAAAGAAGAAGATAGAAAAGTTGTAACTTTTGCTAGAAAAAGATTAGAACTTTTAAATGAAGAAAAAAATGATAAAAATGATAAGCAAAAAACTCTTTCTGCTATTGCTTTTGAAATGCCTGATGGGAAAATAATTACAGGTAAAAAATCTTCTTTAATGGATGCTCCCTCAGCAGCTATATTAAATTCTTTAAAGTATTTATCTAATTTTGATGATGAGTTACTTCTAATTTCACCAACAATTTTAGAACCTATTATTAAACTAAAAGAAAAAACTTTAAAAAATAAACATATTCCACTTGATTGTGAAGAAATATTGATAGCTTTAAGTATCACAGCAGCAACTAATTCTATGGCAGAAGTTGCACTATCTAAACTTTCACAATTAGAAGGAGTACAAGCTCATTCAACACATATTTTAGGTAGAAATGATGAGCAATCTTTAAGAAAATTAGGAATAGATGTTACATCAGATCAAGTTTTTCCAACTGAAAACTTATACTATAATCAATAA
- the pckA gene encoding phosphoenolpyruvate carboxykinase (ATP) translates to MKMYGLEKLGITNALAVHYNLSPAQLVEKALENNEGILNDTGALVITTGKYTGRAPDDKFFVDTPSVHDSIDWSRNKPIEEEKFDMIFGKLIAYLQNREIFVFDGRAGADLEYTRRFRFINELASQNLFIHQLLIRTEEEYSENNKIDFTVISAPNFHCVPEIDGVNSEAAIIINFEKKIAIICATKYSGEMKKSVFSIMNYIMPHENILPMHCSANMDPITHETAIFFGLSGTGKTTLSADPNRKLIGDDEHGWCDKGIFNFEGGCYAKCINLKEESEPEIYHAIKFGSVVENVVVDSKTRKINYEDASITPNTRVGYPIHYIPNAELTGVGGIPKVVIFLTADSFGVLPPISRLSQEAAMYHFVTGFTAKLAGTELGVKEPVPTFSTCFGEPFMPMDPSVYAKMLGERLEKHNTKVYLINTGWSGGAYGTGKRINLKYTRAMVTAVLGGYFDNAEYKHDEIFNLDIPQSCPGVPSEIMNPIDTWADRDKYIVAAKKLANLFYNNFKEKYPNMPKNITNAGPKYND, encoded by the coding sequence ATGAAAATGTATGGACTTGAAAAATTAGGAATTACAAATGCATTGGCAGTACATTATAATCTTAGCCCTGCACAACTTGTAGAAAAGGCTTTAGAAAATAATGAAGGAATATTAAATGATACAGGTGCATTGGTTATAACAACAGGAAAATACACTGGACGTGCACCAGATGATAAATTTTTTGTTGATACTCCAAGTGTTCATGATTCTATTGATTGGAGCAGAAATAAACCTATTGAAGAAGAAAAATTTGATATGATTTTTGGGAAATTAATTGCGTATTTACAAAATCGTGAAATTTTTGTTTTTGATGGAAGGGCAGGTGCTGACTTAGAATACACAAGAAGATTTCGTTTTATAAATGAATTAGCTAGTCAAAATTTATTTATTCATCAATTATTAATTAGAACAGAAGAAGAATATTCTGAAAATAATAAAATAGATTTTACAGTTATTTCTGCACCTAATTTTCATTGTGTTCCTGAGATAGACGGGGTTAATTCAGAAGCAGCAATAATTATTAATTTTGAAAAAAAGATAGCTATTATTTGTGCTACAAAATATTCTGGTGAAATGAAAAAAAGTGTTTTTTCTATAATGAACTATATTATGCCTCATGAAAATATTTTACCTATGCACTGTTCAGCAAACATGGATCCAATAACTCATGAAACTGCAATCTTTTTTGGATTATCAGGAACTGGTAAAACAACTCTATCAGCTGATCCTAATCGTAAATTAATAGGTGATGATGAACATGGTTGGTGTGATAAGGGAATTTTTAACTTTGAAGGTGGATGTTATGCAAAATGTATAAATCTAAAAGAAGAAAGTGAACCTGAAATTTATCATGCTATTAAATTCGGAAGTGTAGTAGAAAATGTTGTTGTAGATTCTAAAACAAGAAAAATTAATTATGAAGATGCAAGTATAACTCCAAATACAAGAGTAGGATATCCTATACATTATATCCCTAATGCAGAATTAACAGGAGTTGGTGGAATACCAAAAGTAGTTATATTTTTAACAGCCGATTCCTTTGGAGTATTACCTCCAATTTCAAGATTGAGTCAAGAAGCTGCAATGTACCATTTTGTAACTGGATTTACTGCAAAATTAGCAGGTACAGAATTAGGAGTAAAAGAACCAGTACCAACATTTTCAACTTGTTTTGGAGAACCATTTATGCCTATGGACCCAAGTGTGTATGCTAAAATGCTTGGAGAAAGATTAGAAAAACATAATACAAAAGTATATTTAATTAATACAGGTTGGTCTGGTGGAGCTTATGGAACAGGTAAAAGAATAAATTTAAAATATACTCGTGCTATGGTAACAGCAGTATTAGGTGGATATTTTGATAATGCTGAATATAAACATGATGAAATATTTAATTTAGATATTCCTCAATCTTGTCCAGGTGTTCCTAGTGAAATTATGAATCCAATAGATACTTGGGCAGATAGAGACAAATATATTGTAGCTGCTAAAAAATTAGCTAACTTATTCTATAATAACTTTAAAGAAAAATATCCAAATATGCCTAAAAATATTACTAATGCTGGTCCTAAATACAATGATTAA
- a CDS encoding TRAP transporter large permease subunit, which produces MEMLSYVSLIALIIAIILGFFRKTNVGIIAVAMAFFLGKYFGIKDKDIIKGFSSSLFLTMTGVSYLFGLLSANNTLENLSAKIVSLTGKNKILLPIIMFLLGALLCAVGPGAIPTLAIMPIIAVPIAVAAGYSPVMLAIIAQCGVMGARMSPLTPEGAVVIELMTNQGLDSNMLPIFLSHFLTGFLISVFAFIYYKG; this is translated from the coding sequence ATGGAAATGTTGAGTTATGTTTCTTTAATTGCTTTGATTATTGCTATTATTTTAGGATTTTTCAGAAAAACAAATGTTGGAATTATTGCAGTAGCAATGGCATTTTTTTTAGGAAAATATTTTGGAATAAAAGATAAAGATATAATAAAAGGTTTTAGTTCCTCATTATTTTTAACTATGACTGGAGTTTCATATTTATTTGGGCTTTTAAGTGCAAACAACACCTTAGAAAATTTATCTGCAAAAATAGTTTCTCTTACAGGAAAAAATAAAATATTGTTACCTATAATAATGTTTCTTTTAGGAGCTTTATTATGTGCAGTTGGACCAGGAGCAATACCAACTCTTGCAATTATGCCAATAATTGCAGTACCTATTGCTGTTGCAGCTGGATATAGTCCTGTTATGTTAGCAATAATTGCACAATGTGGAGTAATGGGAGCAAGAATGAGTCCTCTTACACCAGAGGGAGCAGTTGTTATTGAACTTATGACTAATCAAGGTTTAGATAGTAATATGTTACCTATATTTTTATCACATTTTTTGACAGGTTTTCTTATTTCAGTCTTTGCTTTTATATATTATAAAGGTTGA
- a CDS encoding lactonase family protein, with protein MFVYTGCRTTKERNARGEGIEVYKIDENDNWNKIQTLKTIENPSYLCFDNEKKYLYSVHGDLTFVSSYKIEENGKLIFLNSIDINSKNPVYITVDKNNEFIIVATLQGGSLFSIKRNSNGSLGEIFDTFKFEGKTEDANSFAHQCIFDNNKDFLFVPTQARAKGYERLNLVKYESGKFTLSDYFDARLYSEPRHVTIHRNNRYVYMSNEKGNDVTFLEFDSVKGKLKARQTLPTLPETFTANSDVAAILVDKNSEYVLVSNRFSDIITTYKIDKETGFLKVINHTDVLGKTPRFMTLKKDTNRLFCANEESDTIVEFELDDNGFLKHTGKIINSKSPVCIIFK; from the coding sequence ATGTTTGTATATACAGGTTGCAGAACTACCAAAGAAAGAAATGCAAGAGGTGAAGGAATAGAGGTTTATAAAATAGATGAAAATGATAATTGGAATAAAATACAAACTTTAAAAACTATTGAAAATCCTTCTTATCTTTGTTTTGATAATGAAAAAAAATATTTATATTCTGTGCATGGAGATTTAACTTTTGTAAGTAGTTATAAAATAGAAGAAAATGGGAAACTAATTTTTTTGAATAGTATAGATATAAATTCAAAAAATCCAGTTTATATAACTGTGGACAAAAATAATGAGTTTATTATTGTAGCAACATTGCAAGGAGGTAGTTTATTTTCAATAAAAAGAAATTCTAATGGAAGCTTGGGAGAAATTTTTGATACATTTAAATTTGAAGGAAAAACAGAAGATGCAAATTCTTTTGCACATCAATGTATATTTGACAATAATAAAGATTTTTTATTTGTTCCAACACAAGCAAGAGCAAAAGGTTATGAGAGATTAAATTTAGTTAAATACGAAAGTGGAAAATTTACTTTATCTGATTATTTTGATGCAAGACTTTATTCAGAGCCAAGACATGTTACTATACATAGGAATAATAGATATGTCTATATGAGTAATGAGAAAGGGAATGATGTTACATTTTTGGAATTTGACTCAGTAAAAGGAAAATTAAAAGCTAGACAAACATTGCCAACATTACCTGAAACTTTTACTGCTAATTCAGATGTAGCAGCCATACTTGTAGATAAAAATTCAGAGTATGTACTTGTATCAAATAGATTTTCAGATATTATAACAACTTATAAAATAGATAAAGAAACAGGATTTTTAAAAGTTATTAATCATACTGATGTTCTTGGAAAAACTCCTAGATTTATGACTTTAAAAAAAGATACAAATAGACTATTTTGTGCCAATGAAGAATCGGATACAATAGTTGAATTTGAATTAGATGACAATGGCTTCTTGAAACATACTGGAAAAATCATAAATTCTAAAAGTCCTGTATGCATAATATTTAAGTAG
- a CDS encoding aconitate hydratase, giving the protein MKMNLTQKIIYNHLDNEQKKIFLEKNGKVEEIDIKIDQTLTHDITAVMAYNAFEALELDRVKTEKSISYIDHNVLCTDHRTSDDHLFLKTIAQKYGIYYSTPGNGICHSVHISRFAIPGKTLLGADSHTASSGAIGMFAFGGGGVEVARAMAGLRIKLNMPKIIKVNLIGKLNGGVNTKDIALELLKKYSVKGGVGKVFEYAGEGLKHLEIPQRMTITNMGAEMGATTSIFPTDEITKEFFKAQNRLEDFTEFVADEGAIYDDEITIDMSKIIPLVACPSQPDNIADVNDEKFKDLKVSSVFIGSCTNASYGDIKKAAEILKGKKVSEDVELTIGISTRAIFLQLLEEGTIAELVKSGARITEIACGACDGIGGAPVSKGITVRTSNRNFKGRSGTVDAQIYLVSPEVAAATAITGKLTVANDVMSDVEKLNNILEPTEYVVDDSEIIKPLDLEKAKKIQIIRGDNIKPLPLNTKIPNELTIKVSLKTKDNISTDDITPNDANFSAMRSNIPEISKYTFSRIYPDFVTRAKEYGKSVIIGGENYGQGSSREHAAIAPMYLGVKAVIVKSIARIHKKNLINHGVVPMTFRNPDDYDKIEISDELSWNNMDEALEKGIISIKNITKNFTFEALIELSEEEKEIIKAGGLLPFIKETFKEA; this is encoded by the coding sequence ATGAAAATGAATTTAACACAAAAAATAATATATAATCATTTAGATAATGAGCAAAAGAAAATATTTTTAGAAAAAAATGGAAAAGTTGAAGAAATTGATATAAAGATTGACCAAACTTTAACTCATGATATAACAGCAGTTATGGCATACAATGCTTTTGAAGCTTTAGAACTTGATAGGGTTAAAACAGAAAAAAGTATTTCATACATAGATCACAATGTTTTATGTACTGACCATAGGACAAGTGATGACCATCTATTTTTAAAAACTATTGCACAAAAATATGGAATTTATTATTCTACACCAGGAAATGGAATTTGCCATTCAGTACACATATCAAGATTTGCTATACCAGGAAAAACACTTTTAGGAGCAGATTCACATACGGCTAGTTCAGGTGCCATTGGAATGTTTGCTTTTGGTGGAGGTGGAGTAGAAGTTGCAAGAGCTATGGCAGGTTTAAGAATAAAATTGAATATGCCTAAGATAATAAAAGTTAATCTCATAGGAAAATTAAATGGAGGAGTAAATACAAAAGATATAGCCTTAGAACTTCTTAAAAAATATAGTGTAAAAGGAGGAGTAGGAAAAGTTTTTGAATATGCAGGAGAAGGTTTAAAACATTTAGAAATCCCTCAAAGAATGACTATAACTAATATGGGAGCAGAAATGGGAGCAACTACTTCTATTTTTCCAACTGATGAAATCACAAAAGAATTTTTTAAAGCACAAAATAGATTAGAAGATTTTACTGAATTTGTTGCAGATGAAGGGGCAATTTATGATGATGAAATTACAATAGATATGTCAAAAATAATTCCATTGGTTGCATGTCCATCTCAACCAGATAATATAGCAGATGTAAATGATGAAAAGTTTAAAGATTTAAAGGTTTCATCTGTATTTATAGGAAGTTGTACTAATGCATCTTATGGAGATATTAAAAAAGCTGCTGAAATATTAAAAGGAAAGAAAGTTTCAGAAGATGTTGAATTGACAATAGGAATTAGTACAAGAGCTATATTTTTACAACTATTAGAAGAAGGAACAATAGCAGAACTTGTTAAAAGTGGAGCTAGAATAACAGAAATTGCTTGTGGAGCTTGTGATGGAATAGGAGGAGCACCAGTTAGCAAAGGGATAACAGTTAGAACTTCAAATAGAAATTTTAAAGGTCGTTCAGGAACAGTAGATGCACAAATATATTTAGTTTCACCAGAAGTTGCAGCAGCAACAGCAATAACAGGTAAATTGACAGTAGCTAATGATGTTATGTCAGATGTTGAAAAATTAAATAATATTCTAGAGCCAACAGAATATGTAGTTGATGACAGTGAAATAATTAAACCATTGGATTTAGAAAAAGCTAAGAAAATACAAATAATAAGAGGGGATAATATCAAACCTTTACCTTTAAATACAAAAATTCCTAATGAATTAACTATAAAAGTAAGTTTAAAAACTAAGGATAATATCTCAACTGATGATATAACACCTAATGATGCTAATTTTTCAGCTATGAGGTCAAATATACCTGAAATTTCTAAATATACTTTTTCAAGAATTTATCCAGATTTTGTAACAAGAGCTAAAGAATATGGAAAATCTGTAATTATTGGTGGAGAAAATTATGGACAAGGTTCAAGTAGAGAACATGCTGCAATAGCACCAATGTATTTAGGAGTAAAAGCAGTGATTGTAAAGAGTATAGCAAGAATACATAAGAAAAATTTGATTAACCATGGGGTAGTACCTATGACTTTTAGAAATCCAGATGATTATGACAAAATTGAAATTTCTGATGAGCTTTCTTGGAATAATATGGATGAAGCTTTGGAAAAAGGAATAATAAGTATAAAAAATATTACTAAAAACTTTACATTTGAAGCATTGATAGAACTTAGTGAAGAAGAAAAAGAAATTATTAAGGCTGGAGGATTATTACCATTTATAAAAGAAACTTTTAAGGAGGCGTAA
- a CDS encoding LysR family transcriptional regulator produces MKDTDWIILNELYKEPNLTKVSEKLYYSQPSLTKIIQNIEEEFDTRILLRSSKGVKFTVEGEYLAKRAKEYLKFMEETKNKMKSFKYETRGRLNLGSSYTYSKYFLPDILYNYSKENNINFNIVTKQSEDLFRDIHNLDGAFIHGKYDGNIESVLVDIEKAYILSKNKIKLEDLKDMPMINYSTNNKTKEILNNWWYQNFNFEPKNQIFSGYVDVAWQLVNRNLGYVCCFLSENFINDYGLCMTPMLDENGEQLTRETYFIYSKTQDKSNIFDDFLEYLKNRVIIKK; encoded by the coding sequence ATGAAAGATACAGATTGGATTATATTGAATGAATTGTATAAAGAACCAAATCTTACAAAAGTTTCAGAAAAACTTTATTACTCGCAGCCATCTTTAACAAAAATAATTCAAAATATTGAAGAAGAATTTGATACAAGAATACTACTTAGAAGTTCAAAAGGAGTTAAATTTACAGTAGAAGGAGAGTATTTAGCTAAAAGAGCTAAGGAATATCTAAAATTTATGGAAGAAACTAAAAATAAAATGAAAAGTTTTAAATATGAAACTAGGGGAAGATTAAACTTAGGTTCAAGTTACACTTACAGTAAATATTTTTTACCCGATATTTTATATAACTATTCAAAAGAAAATAATATTAATTTTAATATAGTAACAAAGCAAAGTGAAGATTTATTCAGAGATATACATAATCTTGATGGTGCTTTTATACATGGGAAATATGATGGAAATATTGAAAGTGTCTTAGTTGATATAGAAAAAGCATATATTCTTTCAAAAAATAAAATAAAATTGGAAGATTTAAAAGACATGCCAATGATAAATTATAGTACAAATAATAAAACAAAAGAAATATTAAATAACTGGTGGTATCAAAATTTTAATTTTGAACCAAAAAATCAAATATTTTCAGGTTATGTTGATGTAGCTTGGCAATTAGTAAATAGGAATTTAGGCTATGTATGTTGTTTTTTATCAGAAAATTTTATCAATGATTATGGTCTATGTATGACACCTATGCTTGATGAAAATGGAGAACAACTTACAAGAGAAACATATTTTATATATTCTAAAACACAGGATAAATCTAATATTTTTGATGATTTTTTAGAATATTTAAAAAATAGAGTGATCATAAAAAAATAG